A single genomic interval of Agarivorans aestuarii harbors:
- a CDS encoding DUF3461 family protein, which translates to MYKNLKSIGITNPSDIERYSLRQEANSDTLKIYFHKEKGDFLTRSVKFKYPRQKKTVLIDGGRGTYKDTTEINANLRFIVEELDKITRRDQQEKDTKQQVLSELRHLEKVVSNKIAEIEAKLERL; encoded by the coding sequence ATGTACAAAAATCTAAAAAGTATTGGCATTACCAACCCAAGTGATATTGAACGTTATAGCCTCCGCCAAGAAGCCAATTCTGATACGCTGAAGATTTACTTCCATAAGGAAAAAGGTGACTTTCTCACCCGCAGTGTAAAATTCAAATACCCAAGGCAGAAAAAAACCGTACTTATTGATGGTGGACGTGGCACCTACAAAGATACTACCGAGATAAACGCCAATCTGCGTTTTATCGTAGAAGAGTTAGATAAAATCACCCGCAGAGATCAACAAGAAAAAGATACCAAACAACAAGTGCTTTCTGAACTAAGACATTTGGAAAAAGTAGTATCGAATAAAATTGCTGAAATTGAGGCTAAGCTAGAGCGCTTATAA
- a CDS encoding carbohydrate porin has product MKLKTLAVAVTAATISSSAFALDFNGYFRAGFGVNADGGSQRCYGTGGPNAHVVGRLGDECDTYAELALSQAVVERPTGEKFSIHTLMAFGTYEDWQGGTDTRGNSWQGVTDGASENGSPWSGQRMSFREAYGKYIMASGTEIWAGNRYYGRKDVHINDWYYVNGSGYGFGVDNINVGLGQIAVAVRHTKWHDVSGGADANNTMASTPIVDLRWKGVDIGLGSLDLIAMAGKANLSDAQEAAATDGNWNDKTGVSLTAEWALGFAGGFNKLVAQYNTEGFAWAGYGMNNHLGDSYNIGAYNNGGDAQLGRKSWRIIDHGVYNFGRSVDLGYSVFFSKVDDDCCDAGPGERYGATVRPRYKWNDTMSTQLEVGYYSQQDPWESVSSEINKVTLAQAWSPLKEKGGFWARPEIRVFVTKYGGDKRSDGTGEDGGWMGVRVVENNDLFYGAQVEAWW; this is encoded by the coding sequence ATGAAACTGAAAACACTTGCTGTTGCAGTTACTGCAGCAACAATTTCTTCAAGCGCGTTCGCTCTTGATTTCAATGGTTACTTCCGTGCTGGCTTCGGTGTAAACGCAGATGGCGGTTCACAACGTTGTTACGGTACAGGTGGTCCTAACGCCCACGTAGTTGGTCGTTTGGGTGATGAGTGTGATACTTATGCTGAACTAGCACTTAGCCAAGCTGTAGTAGAACGTCCTACTGGTGAAAAATTCTCTATTCACACCTTGATGGCGTTTGGTACATACGAAGATTGGCAAGGTGGTACTGATACTCGCGGTAACTCTTGGCAGGGTGTTACAGATGGCGCTTCAGAAAATGGTTCTCCATGGTCTGGTCAGCGTATGTCTTTCCGTGAAGCTTACGGTAAATACATCATGGCTAGCGGCACAGAAATCTGGGCTGGTAACCGTTACTACGGTCGTAAAGATGTTCACATCAACGACTGGTACTACGTAAATGGTTCTGGTTACGGTTTTGGTGTTGACAATATCAATGTTGGCCTAGGTCAAATTGCTGTTGCAGTTCGTCATACTAAGTGGCATGACGTTTCTGGTGGCGCTGATGCCAACAATACTATGGCATCTACCCCAATTGTTGACTTACGTTGGAAGGGTGTTGATATCGGTTTAGGTTCTCTTGACCTGATCGCTATGGCGGGTAAAGCTAACTTAAGCGACGCTCAAGAAGCTGCAGCAACTGACGGTAACTGGAACGATAAAACCGGTGTTTCTTTAACCGCTGAATGGGCCCTTGGTTTTGCTGGTGGCTTTAACAAGTTAGTTGCTCAGTACAACACTGAAGGTTTTGCTTGGGCTGGTTACGGTATGAATAACCACTTAGGTGATTCTTACAACATCGGTGCTTACAACAACGGTGGTGATGCTCAGTTAGGTCGTAAATCTTGGCGTATCATTGACCATGGTGTATACAACTTTGGTCGCAGCGTAGATTTAGGTTACTCAGTTTTCTTCTCTAAAGTAGATGACGATTGTTGTGATGCTGGTCCTGGTGAGCGTTATGGTGCTACTGTGCGTCCTCGCTACAAGTGGAACGACACTATGAGTACTCAACTTGAAGTTGGTTACTACAGTCAACAAGACCCTTGGGAAAGCGTAAGCTCTGAAATTAACAAAGTTACACTTGCTCAAGCATGGTCTCCACTTAAAGAAAAAGGTGGCTTCTGGGCGCGTCCTGAAATCCGTGTATTCGTAACTAAGTACGGCGGCGACAAGCGTAGCGACGGTACTGGCGAAGACGGCGGCTGGATGGGTGTTCGCGTTGTTGAAAACAACGACCTATTCTACGGTGCTCAAGTTGAAGCATGGTGGTAA
- a CDS encoding MalM family protein, whose product MVKKMGVVLVASLLGISACSSGDIVDFSSDTRDLFVEPVQAIAILDKAPVCCSELSQLSYNSVSYDYIAEETVSSQNQAFEFTSGKSYVLAYKVAALNTDIPVKIETIIGETVFAPTVALLNENFEVNRVVPASAFKYQELKGFSVNKLAATFRINSEQRQGRERDAYMLVYTTEQSLEQSTQIVHPERSRAKAQAKADPNLPDPFIPHSPLGLVNVTFNPDLSKGFFADEAWFGGANNNDPSLATVEEAPGAEIAAGGTAVVAASSAQAVAAGPDNRKLKKAMLPETEAFYNKLIEDMIRQDEVEKALKLVEEAEYAGSRSARNTFIEAVKNK is encoded by the coding sequence GTGGTTAAAAAAATGGGTGTTGTGTTAGTTGCATCTTTACTAGGTATTTCCGCATGCAGTTCAGGTGATATAGTTGATTTTAGCAGTGATACAAGAGATTTATTTGTTGAGCCTGTTCAAGCCATTGCAATTCTTGATAAAGCACCTGTTTGTTGTAGCGAGTTAAGCCAACTATCTTACAATTCTGTTTCTTATGATTATATTGCTGAAGAAACAGTTAGCAGTCAAAATCAAGCCTTCGAGTTTACCTCGGGTAAAAGTTATGTGCTGGCCTACAAAGTTGCCGCTTTGAATACTGATATACCGGTGAAAATAGAAACCATTATTGGTGAAACTGTATTTGCACCTACAGTAGCTCTGCTAAATGAAAACTTCGAAGTAAATAGAGTCGTTCCCGCCAGCGCTTTTAAGTATCAAGAGCTGAAAGGTTTTTCAGTAAATAAGCTTGCTGCTACTTTTAGAATTAACTCTGAGCAGCGACAAGGGAGAGAGCGAGACGCCTATATGTTGGTTTATACCACTGAACAGTCTCTCGAACAAAGTACTCAAATCGTTCACCCAGAGCGCTCTCGTGCTAAAGCGCAAGCGAAGGCTGATCCTAATCTGCCTGATCCTTTCATACCGCATTCTCCACTAGGTTTGGTCAATGTGACATTTAATCCAGACTTGTCTAAAGGATTTTTCGCCGATGAAGCCTGGTTTGGTGGCGCAAATAACAATGATCCTTCGTTAGCGACCGTAGAAGAGGCCCCAGGGGCTGAGATAGCTGCAGGAGGTACTGCTGTGGTAGCTGCATCTTCAGCTCAAGCTGTTGCTGCAGGACCTGATAATCGTAAGCTGAAAAAGGCTATGCTTCCTGAAACTGAGGCGTTCTACAACAAACTTATCGAAGACATGATTCGTCAAGATGAGGTAGAAAAAGCGCTTAAGTTAGTAGAAGAAGCTGAATATGCAGGCTCACGCTCAGCAAGAAATACCTTTATTGAAGCAGTGAAAAACAAATAA
- the ptsG gene encoding PTS glucose transporter subunit IIBC produces MFGNLFAQAQKVGKALMLPVSVLPVAGILLGVGAADFSWMPHIVSQLMMNAGDAVFGNMALLFAVGVALGFTNNDGVAALAAIVGFTIMEKTLTVMAPIMDVETINTGVLGGILAGAVAGWAFNRFFRIQLPAYLGFFAGKRSVPIITGFLTIFLGVLLAIIWPPIGSGIAAFSHWAAEQNPTLAFGIYGIVERSLIPFGLHHVWNVPFFFEAGQCTTAAGEVANGVLTCYLQADEASRAAGNGFGQLAGGYMFKMYGLPAAAIAIWHAAKPENRAKVGGIMISAALTSFLTGITEPIEFAFLFVAPVLYVIHALLAGLAFVITNSLGMVHGTSFSHGLIDFIVLSTNAQKFWLFPVIGLGYAAVYYTVFRVVIAKLDLKTPGREDEDDSVAAVAVSEDEMSKNLVDAFGGKANIVSLDACITRLRIQVKSVESVDQPKLKSLGAAGVVVAGQGVQAIFGTKSDNLKTDMEAYLQTV; encoded by the coding sequence ATGTTTGGAAATTTGTTTGCACAAGCGCAAAAGGTAGGTAAGGCACTGATGCTACCAGTATCAGTACTACCTGTTGCGGGTATTTTACTAGGAGTCGGCGCTGCGGACTTCAGTTGGATGCCGCATATCGTATCTCAATTGATGATGAACGCAGGTGATGCTGTATTCGGTAACATGGCATTGTTGTTTGCCGTAGGTGTTGCCCTAGGCTTTACCAACAACGATGGTGTTGCTGCATTAGCGGCTATTGTTGGCTTCACCATTATGGAAAAAACATTGACCGTTATGGCGCCTATTATGGACGTTGAAACGATCAATACTGGTGTGCTTGGTGGGATTTTAGCGGGTGCTGTTGCCGGTTGGGCATTCAATCGCTTCTTCCGCATTCAATTACCTGCATATCTAGGTTTCTTCGCGGGTAAGCGCAGTGTACCAATTATCACAGGTTTCCTAACTATTTTCTTAGGTGTGCTACTTGCCATTATTTGGCCGCCTATTGGCAGTGGTATTGCTGCCTTCTCTCACTGGGCCGCAGAGCAAAACCCAACGTTAGCCTTTGGTATTTACGGCATTGTTGAACGTTCATTAATTCCATTTGGTTTACACCATGTATGGAATGTACCGTTCTTCTTTGAAGCTGGTCAGTGTACAACGGCTGCTGGCGAAGTGGCTAACGGCGTATTAACCTGTTACCTACAAGCAGATGAAGCTTCTCGCGCTGCGGGCAATGGCTTTGGTCAACTAGCTGGTGGCTACATGTTTAAAATGTACGGTCTACCTGCTGCTGCTATCGCCATTTGGCATGCTGCTAAGCCAGAGAACCGCGCTAAAGTTGGTGGCATCATGATTTCAGCTGCGCTGACTTCATTCCTAACAGGTATTACCGAACCCATTGAGTTCGCATTCCTATTTGTTGCTCCTGTGCTTTACGTAATCCACGCATTACTTGCAGGTTTAGCATTTGTTATTACAAACTCATTGGGTATGGTTCACGGCACTTCATTCTCACACGGTTTGATTGACTTCATCGTTCTATCTACTAATGCTCAGAAGTTCTGGTTATTCCCTGTAATTGGTTTAGGTTACGCAGCGGTTTACTACACTGTATTCCGTGTGGTAATTGCCAAGCTAGACCTTAAAACGCCGGGCCGTGAAGACGAAGATGATTCGGTTGCTGCGGTAGCAGTATCTGAAGACGAAATGTCTAAGAACTTAGTAGACGCGTTTGGCGGTAAAGCTAACATTGTAAGCTTAGATGCTTGTATCACTCGCTTACGTATTCAAGTTAAGTCAGTAGAATCTGTGGACCAACCAAAGCTTAAGAGCTTAGGTGCTGCAGGTGTAGTTGTGGCTGGCCAAGGTGTTCAAGCTATCTTTGGTACTAAGTCAGATAACTTGAAAACTGATATGGAAGCTTACCTACAAACCGTTTAA
- the dapD gene encoding 2,3,4,5-tetrahydropyridine-2,6-dicarboxylate N-succinyltransferase, protein MSKDFFSYAVGVGSKNANGQWLEVFYPAPVLNPSEAEVSGLTKGLDYNNGKQDIELDDAALNTLIANADALGLTAQVTAFKALLGSEQPRVLCLLSQDDAAASTPEAYLKLHLLSHRLVKPHGTDLSGIFAVLPNVAWTNQGAIDLAELPARQLAARAKGELLQVTSVDKFPKMADYVVPSGVRIAATSRVRLGAYIGEGTTIMHEGFCNFNAGTAGTSMIEGRISAGVFVGKGSDLGGGCSTMGTLSGGGNIVIAVGEESLIGANAGTGIPLGDRCTIESGLYITSGTKVVLIDENKQQAGTIKARELAGKSDLLFRRNSLTGAIECLTNKTAIALNEELHAHN, encoded by the coding sequence ATGTCTAAAGACTTTTTTAGTTACGCCGTTGGTGTGGGAAGTAAAAACGCAAATGGCCAATGGCTAGAAGTTTTTTACCCTGCTCCGGTTTTAAATCCTAGCGAAGCAGAAGTATCAGGCCTAACTAAAGGTTTAGATTACAACAATGGCAAGCAAGACATTGAACTAGATGACGCAGCATTAAATACACTAATCGCCAATGCTGACGCTTTAGGTTTAACTGCGCAAGTAACAGCGTTTAAAGCTTTATTAGGCAGCGAGCAGCCTCGTGTTTTATGTTTATTAAGCCAAGATGATGCCGCAGCCTCAACGCCAGAAGCTTACCTTAAACTGCACCTACTCTCTCACCGCTTAGTTAAACCTCACGGTACCGATTTAAGTGGTATTTTTGCAGTACTTCCTAACGTTGCTTGGACTAACCAAGGTGCCATTGATTTAGCCGAGTTACCTGCCCGCCAATTAGCAGCGCGCGCTAAAGGTGAATTACTACAGGTAACTTCTGTAGATAAGTTTCCAAAAATGGCTGACTACGTGGTACCAAGTGGTGTGCGTATTGCGGCAACTTCACGTGTTCGCCTAGGTGCTTACATTGGTGAAGGTACAACTATTATGCACGAAGGTTTCTGTAACTTTAATGCCGGTACTGCCGGCACTAGCATGATCGAAGGCCGCATCTCAGCCGGAGTATTTGTAGGTAAAGGTTCTGATTTAGGTGGTGGTTGTTCAACCATGGGCACCCTTTCGGGCGGTGGTAACATTGTTATCGCGGTAGGTGAAGAATCTTTAATTGGTGCAAACGCTGGTACTGGCATCCCACTAGGTGACCGCTGCACCATTGAATCTGGCCTATACATTACCTCTGGCACCAAAGTGGTATTGATTGACGAAAATAAGCAACAAGCAGGCACAATTAAAGCCCGCGAACTTGCTGGTAAATCAGATCTGCTATTCCGTCGTAACAGCCTTACTGGCGCAATCGAATGTTTAACCAACAAAACAGCGATAGCCCTAAACGAAGAGTTACACGCGCACAACTAG
- the lamB gene encoding maltoporin LamB has translation MKLKTLSIAVASAAMSTQAIAATPEFNGYMRSGIGATGSGGEQMCFQADGSPYKHRLGNECETYAEIALSAPLYEEGNKAMGVHTLLAHSVDQRNDWEESPSAVREMYVSGQNMVESFEGSNLWAGKRFYQRRDVHQIDYYYLANAGAGAGIENIDVGFAKLSAAWVRNTSEALFDANIAGSGQTMADFSGNNLDLRLDGISTNSNGELSLVGIYGMYSEAADQDFNIENQKDNGVFVMAEHTQGDFFGGFNKFSVSYATDAMAGIGASGQLRGFGYENMADEGDDPVYRTDSNEGSWYRLLNWGVVDLGESTAMSYVVNYENYDKDDNKGSTLFTVGVRPQYNWSNNLSTILDLGYDVVEFQDAAKANGSEDNKLAKVTIAQQWQAGPNVFARPALRAFATYAKSDQYISRDSSSKDEVTFGFQAEAWW, from the coding sequence ATGAAATTAAAAACACTTTCGATCGCAGTAGCATCAGCTGCGATGTCAACTCAAGCAATTGCAGCAACACCAGAATTTAACGGTTACATGCGTTCTGGAATTGGCGCTACCGGTTCAGGCGGCGAGCAAATGTGCTTCCAAGCCGACGGCTCACCCTATAAGCACCGCTTGGGTAACGAATGTGAAACCTATGCAGAAATTGCCTTGTCTGCACCTTTATACGAAGAAGGCAACAAAGCAATGGGTGTACACACCCTTCTTGCTCACTCTGTAGACCAGCGTAATGACTGGGAAGAAAGCCCATCAGCAGTGCGCGAAATGTACGTTTCTGGCCAAAACATGGTTGAATCTTTCGAAGGTTCAAACCTTTGGGCTGGTAAGCGTTTTTACCAACGTCGTGACGTTCACCAAATTGACTACTACTACTTAGCTAATGCTGGTGCAGGTGCTGGTATCGAAAACATCGATGTAGGCTTTGCGAAGCTTTCTGCTGCATGGGTTCGTAATACTTCTGAAGCATTATTTGATGCCAACATTGCCGGCTCTGGCCAAACTATGGCTGATTTCTCAGGTAACAACTTAGATTTACGCCTAGATGGCATCTCCACTAACTCAAACGGCGAGTTGAGCTTAGTAGGTATTTACGGCATGTACTCTGAAGCGGCTGACCAAGATTTCAACATCGAAAACCAAAAAGACAACGGTGTGTTCGTAATGGCTGAACACACCCAAGGTGATTTCTTTGGCGGTTTTAACAAGTTCTCTGTATCTTACGCAACAGACGCTATGGCGGGTATTGGCGCAAGTGGTCAACTTCGCGGATTTGGCTACGAAAATATGGCTGACGAAGGTGATGATCCGGTTTACCGCACCGACAGCAATGAAGGCAGCTGGTACCGCTTACTAAACTGGGGTGTGGTTGATTTAGGCGAGTCAACAGCCATGTCTTACGTAGTTAACTACGAAAACTACGATAAAGATGATAACAAAGGCTCTACCTTGTTTACTGTTGGTGTTCGTCCTCAGTACAACTGGAGCAATAACCTATCTACTATCTTAGACCTAGGCTACGATGTAGTTGAATTCCAAGATGCAGCTAAAGCTAACGGTAGCGAAGATAACAAGTTAGCTAAAGTAACTATTGCCCAGCAGTGGCAAGCTGGTCCAAATGTATTTGCACGCCCAGCTCTTCGTGCATTTGCTACTTACGCAAAATCAGACCAATACATCTCTCGCGACTCTAGTTCGAAAGATGAAGTAACCTTTGGTTTCCAAGCCGAAGCTTGGTGGTAA
- the glnD gene encoding bifunctional uridylyltransferase/uridylyl-removing protein GlnD translates to METTLAAPPLPCTEEISLKSSKQYLDDLQEYLADQFNQGVHVVELVQLRSQQMDLLLNCLWAHFGLAEHSELSLLAVGGYGRGELHPRSDIDILILTREQVAPKVAEKISAFITLLWDIRLDVGQSVRTLTECLELGLGDITIATNLQESRLLFGDKALYQELCMAVCADSFWPSEAFFRAKKDEQLSRHRQYKGNAYSLEPDIKANPGGLRDIQTICWVAGRHFGSSDLEELTKQNFLTLAECRELQDCRDFLWRVRFALHIHLTKSDDRLLFDRQLAVAQSLGYSGEHNAPVERLMKHFFQTVRRISELNEMLLQLFDEAILGNTAMDVQPVDEHFMLRGNLIDSANGQLFLEQPEQILVMFLHIADNPKITGIYSATLRQLREARRRLTHWLQDIPECRRYFRRLIKHPNATGLPLTLMHRYGVLSTYFPAWSRIVGQMQFDLFHAFTVDEHTHRLINKIHSFNDADTKEIHPLCCQVYPRLERPDLLALAAIFHDIAKGRKGDHSTLGAVDAEEFCLAHGFSKPSARTVAWLVKHHLLMSVTAQRRDIYDPEVITEFAKVVRDQRHLDMLLCLTVADICATNDDTWNSWKRTLLSELYNSTQKALRRGLENPVDIRGVIRDKQKKAIQQLELKGYSEEQVRGLWQRFRVDYFLRHTPQQIAWHSDNLWGHSEDQPLVLVSRRATRGGTEIFIHCQDIPHLFASVAAELDQKNLNIHDAQIMSSRDGFVLDTFVVLDHEGEPLSLERGILLQQTLAEKLHVAAPIDLKQRRVPRQVQQFSIAPRVEFLPTKGNRTLIEVVALDKPGLLAKISAVFQSFNYTIHAAKVTTIGEKAEDFFSISNCEREKLLPEQKQQLKSILEQALKQ, encoded by the coding sequence ATGGAAACGACGTTAGCAGCACCGCCTTTGCCCTGCACAGAAGAAATTTCGCTTAAAAGCAGTAAGCAATATCTGGACGACTTGCAAGAATATCTGGCTGACCAGTTCAACCAAGGCGTTCATGTGGTTGAGTTAGTGCAGTTGCGCTCTCAACAAATGGACTTATTGCTTAATTGCTTATGGGCACATTTTGGTTTAGCGGAACACTCTGAGCTGTCTTTACTCGCAGTGGGCGGATATGGCCGAGGTGAACTTCACCCTCGCTCGGATATTGATATTCTTATCTTGACCAGAGAGCAGGTAGCTCCCAAAGTCGCCGAAAAAATTTCTGCCTTCATCACCCTACTCTGGGACATACGCCTTGATGTAGGCCAAAGTGTTCGCACCCTCACAGAATGCTTAGAGCTAGGCTTAGGGGACATTACTATTGCCACGAACCTGCAAGAATCTCGCTTGCTGTTTGGTGACAAAGCACTATATCAAGAGCTCTGTATGGCCGTTTGCGCCGACAGTTTTTGGCCAAGCGAAGCCTTTTTCCGTGCCAAAAAAGACGAGCAACTAAGTCGTCACCGTCAATACAAGGGTAATGCGTATTCCCTAGAGCCCGACATTAAAGCTAATCCAGGTGGTTTACGTGATATTCAAACCATTTGTTGGGTTGCTGGCCGCCACTTTGGTAGTAGTGATTTAGAAGAGCTCACTAAACAAAATTTTCTTACTCTCGCAGAGTGTCGAGAATTGCAAGATTGCCGTGACTTTTTGTGGAGAGTACGCTTTGCCCTGCATATTCACCTAACTAAAAGTGATGACCGCTTGTTATTTGATCGCCAGTTAGCAGTGGCCCAATCATTAGGTTATAGCGGCGAGCATAACGCGCCAGTTGAACGCTTAATGAAGCATTTTTTCCAAACGGTACGTCGAATCTCTGAATTAAACGAAATGTTATTACAGTTGTTCGATGAAGCCATTTTGGGCAATACCGCCATGGATGTGCAGCCGGTTGATGAACACTTTATGCTGCGCGGAAACCTTATTGATAGTGCTAATGGCCAGCTGTTTTTAGAACAACCGGAACAAATTTTGGTGATGTTTTTGCACATTGCCGACAACCCTAAAATTACCGGCATCTATTCAGCCACCCTGCGCCAGTTACGTGAAGCAAGACGCAGACTGACCCATTGGTTGCAAGATATACCAGAGTGCCGCCGCTATTTTAGACGCCTTATTAAACACCCAAATGCCACCGGGCTGCCGCTTACCCTAATGCATCGCTATGGAGTACTGTCAACTTACTTCCCAGCATGGAGCCGCATTGTTGGACAAATGCAGTTTGATTTATTCCATGCTTTTACTGTTGATGAGCATACCCACCGACTGATAAACAAAATTCATTCTTTTAATGATGCCGATACCAAAGAAATCCACCCTCTCTGTTGCCAGGTTTATCCGCGCTTAGAACGACCAGATTTACTGGCTCTAGCGGCTATATTTCATGATATAGCCAAAGGGCGCAAGGGCGACCATTCCACCCTAGGCGCAGTAGACGCGGAAGAATTCTGTTTGGCGCATGGCTTTAGTAAACCTTCGGCCCGCACAGTCGCTTGGTTAGTTAAGCACCACTTGTTGATGTCGGTAACAGCTCAGCGCCGCGACATTTATGATCCAGAAGTGATTACCGAGTTTGCCAAGGTAGTGCGTGATCAGCGCCATCTAGACATGTTGCTTTGTTTAACAGTAGCGGACATTTGTGCAACCAATGACGATACCTGGAACAGTTGGAAGCGAACCTTGTTGAGTGAGCTTTACAACTCAACCCAAAAGGCCTTAAGAAGAGGCTTAGAAAACCCAGTGGATATTCGTGGGGTGATTCGCGACAAACAGAAAAAAGCCATTCAGCAATTGGAGCTCAAAGGCTATTCAGAAGAGCAAGTGCGTGGCTTGTGGCAACGCTTTAGAGTCGATTACTTTCTTCGTCATACCCCCCAGCAAATTGCTTGGCACAGTGACAATTTGTGGGGCCACAGTGAAGACCAGCCTCTGGTATTGGTCAGTCGCCGTGCTACTCGCGGCGGCACCGAGATATTTATTCACTGCCAAGATATACCGCATTTATTTGCATCTGTAGCTGCAGAGTTAGACCAAAAGAACCTTAATATTCATGATGCACAAATCATGTCGAGCCGCGATGGCTTTGTACTTGATACCTTTGTAGTGCTAGACCATGAGGGTGAACCTCTTTCACTAGAACGGGGGATTCTGCTGCAGCAAACATTAGCTGAGAAACTACATGTTGCCGCACCAATCGATTTAAAGCAGCGCCGTGTGCCACGCCAAGTGCAACAGTTTTCTATCGCTCCGCGCGTAGAATTTTTGCCCACTAAAGGCAACCGAACACTGATTGAAGTTGTCGCCTTGGACAAGCCAGGTTTATTGGCTAAAATTAGCGCCGTATTTCAATCCTTTAACTACACGATTCACGCAGCTAAAGTCACCACCATTGGTGAGAAAGCAGAAGATTTCTTCAGTATTAGTAATTGTGAACGTGAAAAGCTTCTACCAGAACAAAAGCAACAACTTAAGAGCATTCTGGAACAAGCACTCAAACAATAA